From Lysinibacillus sp. SGAir0095, the proteins below share one genomic window:
- a CDS encoding hemolysin family protein — MAAFFLLIAATAFFVATEFAIVKVRTTRIDQLVAEGNKKAMKAKKVVSNLDEYLSACQLGITITALGLGWLGEPTFEMILHPLFELMNLDATLASLLSFIIAFMFVTYLHVVVGELTPKTFAIVKSEELTLRLSGPLIVFYKVMYPFIRTLNGSARALSGLFGYKMASESEVAHSEEELRIILTDSYKGGEINHSEYEYVNSIFEFSDRTAKEIMVPRTEIVGLEKDLTVKEVFEVMGVEQYTRYPIIDGDKDHVIGLVNLKHLLTAYIKDPANGNKPVIDYMQPIIRIFETVPISDLLLKIQSERIHMAILMDEYGGTSGLVTIEDIIEEIVGDIQDEFDDDEIPEVQEISDNHYIIDAKLLVDEVNNMLGITIDDEDVDTIGGWFLTQRFDAVEGDSFEYEGYEFKIKESDGHHILYIEVTKLPEPEESDDDLKESEE, encoded by the coding sequence TTGGCAGCATTTTTCTTGTTAATTGCTGCTACGGCATTTTTCGTTGCAACTGAGTTTGCAATCGTAAAAGTAAGAACAACTCGTATTGATCAATTAGTTGCAGAGGGCAACAAAAAAGCAATGAAAGCTAAAAAGGTTGTTTCGAATTTAGATGAGTATCTATCAGCCTGTCAATTAGGGATTACCATCACTGCCCTTGGTCTAGGTTGGTTAGGTGAACCGACATTTGAGATGATTCTACATCCCTTATTTGAATTGATGAATTTAGATGCAACGCTAGCTTCCCTGCTTTCATTTATTATTGCGTTTATGTTTGTTACGTATTTACACGTAGTCGTAGGAGAGTTAACACCAAAAACGTTTGCCATTGTAAAATCAGAAGAACTTACATTGCGCCTTTCAGGGCCATTAATTGTATTTTATAAGGTCATGTATCCATTTATCCGTACTCTAAACGGTTCAGCTCGAGCATTATCAGGCTTATTTGGATATAAAATGGCATCTGAATCCGAAGTAGCTCATTCTGAAGAAGAACTTCGTATTATCTTAACAGATAGTTATAAAGGTGGAGAAATCAATCATTCTGAATACGAGTACGTAAATAGTATTTTCGAATTCTCTGACCGTACAGCGAAGGAAATTATGGTACCTCGAACTGAAATTGTTGGTCTTGAAAAAGACTTAACAGTTAAAGAAGTATTTGAAGTAATGGGGGTTGAACAATATACTCGTTACCCTATCATTGATGGAGACAAAGACCATGTAATCGGCCTAGTAAATCTAAAGCATTTACTTACTGCGTATATAAAAGATCCTGCAAACGGTAACAAGCCGGTAATTGATTATATGCAACCGATTATTCGAATTTTTGAAACGGTTCCGATTAGTGATTTATTACTGAAAATACAAAGTGAACGAATTCATATGGCTATCCTAATGGACGAATATGGTGGAACTTCAGGTTTAGTCACAATTGAAGACATTATCGAAGAAATCGTCGGTGATATTCAAGATGAATTTGACGATGACGAAATACCAGAAGTACAAGAAATTAGTGATAATCACTACATTATAGATGCTAAATTGTTAGTTGACGAAGTAAATAATATGTTGGGGATTACGATCGATGATGAAGATGTAGATACGATTGGCGGTTGGTTCTTAACTCAACGATTCGATGCCGTTGAAGGCGATAGCTTCGAATATGAAGGTTACGAATTCAAAATTAAAGAATCTGACGGCCACCATATCCTTTACATTGAAGTAACAAAATTACCTGAACCAGAAGAGTCTGATGATGATTTAAAAGAATCAGAAGAATAA
- a CDS encoding cation diffusion facilitator family transporter, with protein MELYTNLRAGEKGAWLSIGTYLILSSIKLTIGYVGESEALKADGLNNTTDIIASIAVLIGLRISQRPPDSNHAYGHLRAETIASLIASFIMMMVGLQVLLSSVMNLWNPVRETPSSLTAYVAIGSAAVMYGVYRYNLALSKKINSSAVKAAAYDNRSDALVSIGTAIGIFGAIIGFPIIDTLTALVVAIIIIKTAIEIFWDSVQTLTDSFDIEEAETLSVLIHNVSGVIDLVDFKGRSHGNVSFIDVTVTVNPHLDVRQSHQITEKIESTVKKFNPFCMVLVHIEPHELTIATDEDYHF; from the coding sequence GTGGAGCTATATACAAATTTACGAGCCGGGGAAAAAGGTGCTTGGCTTTCAATAGGCACTTACTTAATCCTTAGTTCGATTAAACTAACAATTGGATATGTTGGAGAATCAGAGGCGTTAAAAGCGGATGGATTAAATAATACAACAGATATTATTGCTTCCATTGCTGTCTTAATCGGTTTGCGAATATCTCAGAGACCACCTGATTCCAATCACGCTTACGGACATCTGCGTGCGGAAACAATTGCTTCACTCATTGCATCTTTTATCATGATGATGGTAGGCTTACAGGTCCTCTTAAGTTCGGTAATGAATTTATGGAACCCTGTTCGAGAAACGCCTTCTTCCTTAACTGCGTATGTAGCGATAGGGAGTGCAGCTGTTATGTATGGTGTATATCGGTACAATTTAGCTCTTTCAAAAAAAATCAATAGTTCTGCCGTAAAAGCTGCTGCATACGATAACCGTTCTGATGCACTTGTCAGTATTGGTACGGCCATCGGGATATTTGGGGCGATTATTGGCTTCCCTATTATCGATACACTCACAGCTTTAGTTGTTGCCATCATTATCATAAAAACGGCAATCGAAATCTTCTGGGACTCGGTTCAAACATTAACAGACAGCTTTGATATTGAAGAAGCCGAAACACTATCTGTCCTTATACACAATGTTTCTGGCGTGATTGATTTAGTCGACTTTAAAGGTAGATCCCATGGAAATGTGAGTTTTATAGATGTTACAGTAACAGTGAATCCCCATTTAGATGTCCGCCAAAGTCATCAAATCACTGAGAAAATCGAATCAACGGTTAAAAAATTTAATCCATTCTGTATGGTGCTTGTCCATATAGAACCGCATGAGCTTACAATAGCGACTGATGAGGATTATCATTTTTAG
- a CDS encoding response regulator transcription factor, which produces MIRVLIADDHHVVRRGLLFFLKTQKDIEVIGEAKNGIEAVELVESLQPDIVLMDLVMPEMDGIQATKKIKDKWPDVHILMLTSFSDKDHVLPAIEAGAAGYQLKDIEPDELVNSIREIIRGENIIHPVATIQLEETLREEENLPHVKNALTPRERDVLAELTKGKSNREIASSLFVTEKTVKTHISNIFSKLDVQDRTQAALYAVKHGLTEGSETP; this is translated from the coding sequence ATGATTCGAGTTTTAATAGCAGATGACCATCATGTTGTACGACGTGGTTTACTATTTTTTCTAAAAACACAAAAGGATATCGAAGTAATTGGGGAAGCAAAAAATGGAATAGAGGCTGTTGAGCTTGTTGAATCTCTACAACCCGATATTGTATTAATGGATCTTGTCATGCCTGAAATGGACGGCATTCAAGCAACGAAAAAGATAAAAGATAAATGGCCGGACGTTCATATCTTAATGTTAACAAGCTTTTCAGATAAAGATCATGTTTTACCTGCCATCGAAGCAGGTGCTGCAGGGTATCAATTAAAGGATATTGAACCGGACGAATTGGTGAACTCCATTCGCGAAATTATTCGTGGCGAAAATATCATACACCCGGTTGCAACAATTCAATTAGAAGAGACACTTCGGGAAGAAGAAAACCTTCCTCATGTGAAAAACGCTTTAACTCCAAGGGAAAGAGATGTATTAGCCGAATTAACAAAAGGGAAAAGCAACCGGGAAATTGCCTCGTCCTTATTTGTTACTGAGAAAACAGTAAAGACTCATATTTCAAATATATTCTCAAAGCTCGATGTTCAAGATCGAACGCAAGCTGCCCTTTACGCAGTAAAACATGGACTAACTGAAGGAAGCGAAACGCCATAA